The proteins below are encoded in one region of Vogesella indigofera:
- a CDS encoding thermonuclease family protein: MKNCYLVDFSEKSRSPFRTNLGVALEKAQPFGTKAKQVLSDKLYRRQVRVEVLEQDRYGRNVGRIWLGDEDVNLGQLRAGYAWHYQQYARKGQSAQEFSLYEQTQQTAQQQRQGLWHDAAPVPPWDFRRQQRAQ, translated from the coding sequence ATGAAAAATTGCTATCTCGTTGATTTTTCGGAAAAATCACGCAGTCCATTTAGAACGAACTTGGGTGTGGCTCTTGAGAAGGCGCAACCGTTCGGGACCAAGGCCAAGCAGGTGCTGTCCGACAAGCTGTACCGCCGGCAGGTGCGGGTCGAGGTGCTGGAGCAGGATCGTTATGGCCGCAACGTTGGCCGCATCTGGCTAGGCGACGAGGATGTCAATCTCGGCCAGTTGCGCGCCGGTTATGCCTGGCACTACCAGCAGTACGCGCGCAAGGGGCAGTCGGCGCAGGAGTTCAGTCTCTACGAGCAAACGCAGCAGACCGCGCAGCAGCAGCGCCAAGGCTTGTGGCACGATGCTGCGCCGGTGCCGCCGTGGGATTTCCGGCGTCAGCAGCGTGCCCAGTAG